Sequence from the Chelonoidis abingdonii isolate Lonesome George chromosome 1, CheloAbing_2.0, whole genome shotgun sequence genome:
AGTCCCAGCTCCCTCACACTactcccagggccggtgcaaccatttaggtgacctaggcagttgcctagggtgctaggatttgggggcgccattttcttagGCAGTGACCAtggcggccagatctttggccgcccTGGACACCCCCGGAATtaagcagagggagctggggcaagggagagCCAGGAGGgacacctgcagcaagtaaggggggcatcacgcaggggaactccccgccccagctcacccctgccccgcctcctcccaaaACACGCCGTgaccgcttcacttctcccgcctcccatacttgcggcgccaatcagcttaggcgcggcaaacctgggaggcaggagaagtgaagcagccacggtgtgctcaaggaggaggaggggcagggctgagctgaggcggggggggcgcctcagggcaaaaagtggggggtgaggagctgccgcaaggggaggcacctcagggcggaggggggagctgccttGAGGGGgaaggcacaaggtggaagtttcgcctagggcatgaaacatccctgcaccggccctgactactCCCCATGCCTCTGTCCCTGCCACCCACTCAGTCAgcttcctgccccctcctgccattcttgccctcttcctcctccttttgtaaagggaaatcatgcatcaccaatctactagaattctttgagggggtcaacaattACCAgggcaagggggatccagtggctatagtgctcttagactttcagaaagcctttgatagggtccctcactaaaggctcttaagcaaagtaagcagtcatgggataaaagggaaggtaaTTTTGtgcatcagtaactggttaaaagacaggagacaaaggtaggaataaatggtcagttttcatggtggagagaggtaaatagtggtgtcccccaggggtctgtactgggaccagtcttattcaacaaatgatctggaaaaaggggttaacagtaagggaaaaaaattgcagatgatacaaaattactctgGATACTTAAATCCAAAGAAGACcacgaagagttacaaaggaatctcacaaaactgggtgacaaaatggcagacgaaatgcaaagtagtgcacattggcaaacataatcctaactatacacacaaaatgctggggtctaaattagctgttaccactcagaaaagagatcttggaatcatagTGGAcacatctctgaaaacatctactcagtgtgcagcgtcagtcaaaaaagcgaacagaaagTTAGGAAAGAAGGCTTCATTGAGGGTTTTTTCCCTCTTCTGCTCTCCAGGGGAGAACCCCTCTGCTTCCAGCCAGGTCCTGGTGACATGGGATAGCCTGggactcccccagcccctctgccaggCCTGAGGGGAAGGAGCAAAGGGTAGCTGGGGGAAAGCAGCTGCAAATGTCCTCCAGGCTGCctgaggggctggagctgcccaGATCCAAAGTCTCACGCCCTCTTCGGAGCAGGAGAGAAGCGGGTTAGCATACCCACCCCGGCCCTGCCCAACGCAGCACCCCTGCCCTGGAAGCAGATCCTGGGGgccaagcagcagccagcagcgtGCAGGCTAAGAATCAGGGGAACCAGTGCCGTTCACAGCAGCTCTCTCCTTCCATGCAGACAGCGAGGGCCAGCTGCTAACAGCCCGGCCACCTCCAGTGCTAGCCAGACCACTGGACGCAGCCAAGACCTGGCATTCTCCCCATCTCCAAGGGCTGTCCGGCTGacccttctccctgcctggcaggtGCGGTGACAGGCAGCTGCTGGCCCTTTAGCCACTCTGTTATGTCCACACGCTGGGCAGTTTTGCAAGGtcattttttcaaacaaaaatcctAAAAGCTCTAAAACAATGGAGGGGAGACAAAATAAAACCTGGCCCCAGCATCCCAGAGAAGGAAGCTCACAGACGCGCCTGTGGTAGGTCCCAGCCAGCCTGGCCCCAGCAAAATTTCCTGGTTTGGATACATGACCCACAGAGCACAGCAGGGGACATCCCTTGGCTGGAGGATGTCCTGGGCCCTACACAATTTGTAGGGGGTTAGCCTGGCAGAGTGTAGTGGGGGAGGTGACTGCCCCTCAGGACAGCTGGAGAGCAAAGGTAcctggagagaagggagggtGAGGTGCTAACTGCctcaggagtggggaggaggacgCCTGCTGTCCCTGAGTCCTGGATGGTGCAGGACGCTCATCAGTGAGATACTGGGGTGAGTTggtttgaggggtgggggagcagctgAGAGCCCTTTGGCTGGGTTTTTAGAGTGCATCGCTTGAACTGCTGGCTTTCCTTGCAGTTCAGCTGTAAAGTAACCGGCATCCCTAGTGATCTGTTGATGaaccccagggaaaggggaaacTGGGTTTGTTTCTGTGTCAGTCCTGTTGATTTGCAGCATGTGCCAGGTCGTTTGCTGGCCTGTCCTAAGCAAACGACCTGGCCTGCCATGTTTTAGCATGGAGGGAGAGGGTCAGTGGGGCTCGGTGCTGTGGGGCCTCGAGGATTATTTTCAGGGGGCAGCAAATTCTGGCTGCACCAACCCTTAGAGAACAAGAAGCAAACCCATCAGTGGGCAACAGCAGCTGTCCCCAGACCTCCCGTGtgtgtcccccccaccccggtgCACTCAGAGACGCAGACACATGGGGAAGGCTGCAGTGCAAGGCTTTTATTTGACTGTTACAGCCTGCCAGCCTCCAGGGTGCGGAGGGGCCTGGAACGAAGCAAGCTCTCTCCATCCTGCGGGTCCCTGCCGAGGGCTCAGTTGTACTGGTGGGCCAGAGCATGGGCCACCACGCCGGCCAGCTTCTGCCAGGCAGCCTGGCAGGCAGGGGTGAACTCCTTCGCAAAGTGGGTGGCCAGGACAATGATGAGGATGtcacccaggagctgcaggggagaaggaagaaaatatcCCCTTGAATCTCCACACACCTGTGTGCCACAgttcccaacccccctcccaacTCTTCTCCTCGGTCATTTCTGCTCATCTCCAGTCTCTTTTCAAACACACCAGGGCAGCCCGGGCCATAGCCTAGGGGTACAGGAGCCTGTCAGACATTTGCAGGCCCAGCCAGAGTCCTTCTCTAGGGCATATAGACCGCGGACATTGTTTGCAGTAGTCAGTTTCCTGTCTCTGTCACTGTGTCTAAGTCTCACGTGAGCCCCGGAGGGGTTCCCTCCAGAGACGTGTGTTCTCTTCACATGCCTCGTTCCACCCCTTGCTTCTctgcatcccccacccccaccagccctAGTTCATCTGCTGCCCACCACCCCATACCTGCCTTTCTCCCCTGGTTCTCTGCACCCACCCGGGCTTCCCCGCCTTCAATGATTCTATTCCATAGACCCTCCTCCCACAGTCCCCCGCTTCCCCAGCCGACCCGACTGGGCCCCTGTCTGCAGCTTGGTTATGGGGACCCATTATGGTGCCGCTTCCTGGCGCCGGTCCAAACAAATACCACCCACATGTCTTTTTTCAGGAGACAAGCCAGACAtttctggagggggaaaaaacctgggttggctgaaaatatttttgttttgttttgtttttcaaagattttCAAAGGACCAAACTGAAGACAGTCCTTTTTTAACAAACAATCTGGTttgaggtttttgggttttttgatgGAAACCTGGCAAATTTAGAACTAAGTTAACATGAAAAAGAACCAGAAATGGCCATTTCACAGCCAAATTGCCTGGTGTGCAGCTGGGATAAGCAGAGATCTGCTCTGGATCATGCAGGGTGCGAggaagaggggttggggcagagccCGTTAAGCTGTCGCAATCCATGTCTTCCTCAAAGGATCCCCTCTGCCCTCTCTCACCAGAGACCtaccccactgcctctccccctaACCCTCTGCTCCCCCTAGCCTTTAGCCCTCCCCAAATACCTGACCTCTTCTATGCATGATTACTAACCATGGGGCCCTGCAAACTCCCCCTCTTCGGGGGATACGCCGTTCATGGCAGGCTGGCATCTCTCTGCCATATTATTTACTCACTGCATCTAAGTGTcgtccccccaccctgccccggaGCTTCTCCCAAGTGatgcctccctgccccaaaggcgaGCCCCGTGTCCccagggggctgggcagaggggtcGGCCCAGAGCCCGACTCACCCTGAAGTTCTCGGGATCCACATGCAGCTTGTTGCAGTGCAGCTCGCTCAGCTTGGCGTACGTGGCCTTGATGTTGTCCAGGTTCTTCACAGCGTCCCCAAAGGAGGTCAGCACCTTCTTGCCGTGGGCACGCACCTTGGGGTTGCCCATAATGGCGGTGGGGCTGGAGAGGTTCCCGAAGTCAGAGAAAAACCTCTGGGTCCAGGGGTAGACGATCAGCAGCctagagagagggagacaggagcagagacagacacagggttcctgcagcctccctgcaaaagcagcaggtttgccagcctgggggaagggaggggacagTGGGGCAGATGCCGTGGGGCTCGGCCTACCTGGCCAGGGCTTCGCCGCCACATTCAGGCACGTTGACCTTGCCCCACAGGCTGGTAATGAACTGCTTCTCTTCGGCTGTCCAGTGCACCATGGTGAGGAGCGAGGGGTCCTTTGCAGATGCAGCTGAAGGAGAAACCTGTAGCTGAGCAGCAGACCCCCAGCGGGGCCTTTATCCTCCAGCCttcgctcctccccctctctgtggACACGGCCATTGGTCAGCCCTGGGGAGGGGTCTGcgctggctggggtggggacagtcTGGGCAGGGTGTGATCTCCTAGGAAGGGGCCTCAggccagctgggggcagggctcagcgcTAGTCCCCACTCTCTATATCTGCAGCCCACTGCTCTCGAAGGGGGGCTGTGGCCCCGGACAGGGAGCTGGCCCGAGGGATAGGTACCAATTCAGTCCCTCTTAGCCCTTCAGAACTGGGTTGGCTGGTGCCCAGTCTTGCGCtcgggctgggccagggctgaaTGCCCAAGGAGCCAGGCGCAGCCTGTGTCAGAAGAA
This genomic interval carries:
- the LOC116839622 gene encoding hemoglobin subunit beta, with translation MVHWTAEEKQFITSLWGKVNVPECGGEALARLLIVYPWTQRFFSDFGNLSSPTAIMGNPKVRAHGKKVLTSFGDAVKNLDNIKATYAKLSELHCNKLHVDPENFRLLGDILIIVLATHFAKEFTPACQAAWQKLAGVVAHALAHQYN